A window of Kyrpidia spormannii genomic DNA:
CCGGTGTATCCCACCAAAAGGTTTACACTCACAGCCAAAACCGCGCTAATCACCGCCAGAATCAATACATTCAGGATGTAAAGATTCTGGACGTAGAGACTCGCTCCCACACAGAGGACGGCCACCGCAACACCAAGCCAGCGTTTCACCCCTTCTTTCACACCTTTTCCCCCCGAACCTTCGTTAGAATGCCTTGCGGCCGGAAAATGAGCACCGCAATGAGCACTCCGAAAACAATGGCATCTTGAAACCCGCTGGAGATATAGCCGGCCGCCAGACTCTGCACCAATCCCACCAGCAGGCCCCCTGCAATAGCCCCGGGCACGTTTCCCATTCCACCGAGCACAACCACGGCAAACGCATTCAGGGTCAGGGATATCCCCATGGTGGGGTACACGTTGTACAGGGGGGCGAGGAGGGCCCCCGCCACCCCGGTCAGTGCCACGCCGAGCACAAACGTTAGAATCGAGATCCTTCGAGTCTGAATCCCGTACAACGTCGCAGTATCGGGGTCGAGGGACGCCGCCCGGACCGATCGCCCAAAGGACGTGTACTGGAGTAGCCCGTAAATCAGCCCACAGAGAACCAGGCTCACCAGGGCCGCCAGAAGTCTTTGTTCGGATAGATAGATCCCGAACAGATGAAGCGTTTGCCCAGACAGCGGGCTGTGCACCACCTGGGGATCGGGGGAAAACAGGTATTGGGCGAGATTCACTAAGAATAAAGAAACACCCAACGAACTGAGCATCATCGTCATCGGATCATTTTGGCGCAACGGATGAAAAGCCAGAAGGTGAACCACGAATCCGACCGCTCCGGCCAGGAGGAAAGCGGCCGCCACCGCCAAGGGGTACGGTAACCCCGCTTGGACCAACAGGTAGGTACCGAACCCGCCCACCATGGCAAACTCCCCTTGAGCAAAGTTCGAAAGGTTCATGACGCCATAGATTAACGTCAACCCCAACGCCACTAAAGCGTACACCGTCCCGTTAATCAGACCGTTGACGACTTGTTGGGCAAAAACCGTCACGACCCCTCACACCTCTCGTCCGACATGAGATAAAACTTACGATTTGGGGCGGTAGATGACAACTTGTTGGCCGTTCTGAACTTGAGTAATCCATACTTTTGCTTGCGCTTGTCCGTGGTCGTCAAAGGTGATGTTGCCCATGACACCCTGGAACTGCTTGATCGCATGCAGAGCCTCCACGACCTTTTTCGGGTCTGTAGTCCCCGCTTTTTTCACGCCCTCCGCATAAAAGTACACTGCGTCATAAGGGGCGGCCGCATAGTAGCTATCAGGAACCTCGCCGAATTTTTTCTTATAGTTCGCCACGAAAGTCTCAATCTTTGGGTCGCCCTGAACCGGTGAAAAGTAATCCGTATGAATCAAACCATCCACGGCGCTCCCGGCCAATTTGATCGGCTGACTGCCCATGAACCCGCCGAAACTATAGAGGTGAACGTTCATGCCCAGGTCTTTGGCCTGTTTGGCGATTAAGGCACCTTCCGCCACAAGACCCGCGATGACCAAGCCTTGGGGGTGATTCGCTTTCATTTTGGTTAATTCGTTTGTGAATTCCTTTTGGCCCACATTGTAGAACTCCATGTCGCTCACCGTACCGCCGCCAGCTTGGAAATTCTGGTTGAACGTCAAGGCAATTCCCCGGCCATAATCGGTGTTTTCCGCAATGATTGCCACGTTCCGGTCCGAAGTTTTTTGCAAGATATAGTCCACTAAAGATTTGACCTGCATGGTGTTGTCAGCAACGTTTCGAAACACATGGGGATAACCGGTCGTGACAATGTTGTCAGCTACAGCCACCGGAACCAGGGTCGGGATGCTGGCTTTCGCGGTCAATCCAGCGTCACTCAACGTATCGGGACTTTTTAGGGTACCCATCCACGCGTCTATGTGTTCTTGATTGATCAGGCGTTGGGTGGCCGTCACGGACTGTGTCGAATTTTGTTGGTCGTCCAAGGCAACGAGCTGTAATTGCCGTCCAAGAAGCCCACCCGATTGATTGATTTCATCCACGGCCAGCTGAGCACCGTTTTCCATCTGCTTCCCGTATAACGCACCACTTCCGGATAGAGCCGTGACAAGGCCGATTTTTATCGGACCTTGATTGGACGAAGAAGCACTTTGTTGCCCTGCGCCCTGGGGCGACGCACATCCCGCCAGTAAGGCCATCATCGCGACGGCTCCAAGCCATTTCATCGTTTTCAAATCCCGGTCTCCTCCTCAGTCCAAGATCGTGCCGCGAGATATTCGCGACAGTACCTCACGAATGTGTTGTTCCATGAAACTCGCCGCTGCCTCCGGTTTCCCCAACTCTACGGCTGCCCGAATAGATTCGTGTTCGGACAAAGCCGCCAGAGAACTTTGATACAGTGTTTGGGAGAGAATCAAAAAACGCTGTACCTGAACATTCAACCGATCGATCATCTCGACGAGACGAGAATTTCCTGCGAGAGAAGCCAAGGCCACATGAAAATCGTGGTCGAGTTCCACATATCGAACGTACTCCCCATCTTGTCTTGCACGATCTTGATCGGCTATGAGTTCACCAAGGCGCGCCATCTGCTCTGGCTGCCTTCGAATGGCTGCCAATTTTGCGGCAAAGGGTTCAAGTGCCAGCCGGCATTCAAACCATTCTTGAACATCCCGCAGGGAGACGCGGGCCACCTCCACCCCGCGGCCGGAACGAAGGGCCACAAGGCCATCATGTTCCAACTGTTTTAACGCTGCCCGGATCGGTGTGCGGCTAATGCCGAGTTGTTCTGCCAACATCTCCTCAGTCAATAATTGACCGGGAAGAAAAGTTGAGTCGATAATACGCTTCTTGAGAATTTGATAGGCTTGCTCCGACAGAGTACCGTTTCGTCCGATGTTAGGAAGCACAACAGCCCTCCCCATCCACGATGCATTGTTTTTGTATACGTATTTGTATACAAAAGATGAGCCATCTACCGTTCGACCCCCAGCGCAATCGGCACATTCACCCCCTTGTTTTCAACGGGATTCTTCACAGATGACCACCACTGGCCGGCTTGGATCATGAAAAATTTTTCTTTTCCATTCCAAGCCATTGCCTGTAAGTAAACTGCACATAAATATTTCGCCACGTCCCTTCACGATTCCTTCATGTTGAGAAAAAATTTTTCTGGATCTCGCGGTCTCGGTCGGAGTCTTCCTCACACACGGCATTTCCCGCCTCATATACTATCCCGTGCCATATTTGCCTACGGGAGGGGTTGCTGTGGACCCCGAGGTCAGCATCATCCTGCCCGCCAGGAATGAACGGGATCATCTGGAACAAACGGTTCGGTCGATTTGGGGCGCCAGATCCGGCGTGACTTATGAAGTGATTGTGGTGGAGGACGGTTCCACCGACACCACGCCGGAGATCGCCGATAGCCTCGCCCACGCGGCTCTGCCCCGCGAATTGGCCCAAAGAAGCCCGGAAGGTTCAAAAGTGCCTGTCCCACACGCGCACGAAAGTCCGCCCGCCGCGGGCCTGAACGTGATCCACACCGGCGGTCTTGGGGCGGCCAGGGCAAGAAATGTCGGTGCCGAAGCGGCCCGGGGGCGAATTCTGGTTTTCTGCGATGCCCATGTGTTTGTTGAGGATGGCTGGCTGGATGAGTTGGTACAGTTACTGCGCTCCGGAGACTGGGATGCGGTGTGTCCGGGGATTGCTGCCCACGACCGGACGGACTTGGCGGGATTCGGGCAGTCGTTGTCCGGGTCCGGAGAGATTCGCTGGCTGCCAAAGCCCGAACAGCCGCAGGCAGTACCGATTCTCCCCGGGGCTTGCATCGCCGTTTCCTCAGAGGTTTTTCGACAGGTGGGGGGATTCGACGATGGCTTTCGCACCTGGGGGTTCGAAGACATCGAATGGTCATTGCGCATGTGGCTCATGGGATGTCGCCTCGGCACGACACCGAACACCGTGGTTCGCCACGTGTTCCGCAAAGTTCATCCCTACGCCGTTCCCTCCTACGATTACTACTACAACTTGGCTCGAATGGCACTCAGCCATTTTAGCGGACCCCGATTGGCCCGGCTCCTACGGGGGCTGTCCACACACCCCATGCGCTTCGACCTGCTGGTGGAGGTCCTTTCACACCAGACCCTGGAACGCCGTCAAGAACTATTTAACGCCCGGGTCCATAGCGACGAGTGGCTTGTCCAAACCTTCGCGCTGCCCTTGGAGTAACGGCGGCACCTCGACACATCCCTTTGTGGCCCGCGTTACCCGCCGATGAAGCCCATCATCCGGATACCGCCCCTCCTGCGGGGGCCGCTTCGGTCGCTCCCGAGCGGCCCCCGATAGCCGGCAAACGTTTCAGACCGGCGGCAGAGGCGGCAGTGTCGTCGGCGTCGGCGTCGGGGTCGGGGTCGGGGTCGGCCCAACCGGAGGAGCCGGATCCAGGACCAGTTGGCGTTGCAACACTTGAATGGTCAGTAACACCATCATCTGCTCCCGAAAGGTGCGGAAACTCCGCTCTCCGATGGGCGGGTCCCCTGCCTGGGAGTCGCGCTCCCCGAGGGGCGTAGAGCTGCCTTCCCCGTAGAGGCGAGGGACATCCGCCTGGAGCACGGCGGCGCTCACCAATTCACAAAAAGGCTTGCTGTCATAGTCAACGATGGTAATGGAGTCCGTTTCCCGAAGCGGCCGGCCAAACCGCCCCACCATTTGGAACTCCTCGTAAATTTCCGGAGCCGGCTCAATGGGCGGCGCCAGGAAAGTCACCGCGGTGACACTCTCAAATGGAACATCCACGATGGTGTGGCGCACATCTCCGCTCACGGCTCTCCGGGTCACCCGAGAAGCCGTGCCGTACTGGATATCCTCCCGAACCCGCCCGCGGACAAACAGCCGATTGGTGGGCATCAGCAGGTCGCATTGATCTAGGAAGACCGTTTTATCGATGCGAAGGATGTCGGTGGCCGGATCCGGCAGGCGAATCGAGGCGTCCAGGTCGATCTGCATAGTGAGTTGCGCCAACAACACCGGGGTCTTGATCGTCACAGGACCCACGGTGGGCACAGGGGTCACCAGCGTGCTCGGCGCTTCGGGAGGTGTTCTGGCTTCCAACACCTCCGCCTCACGGCACTCCGAACGAATCCCGAGCACATCGACGTCGGCAGTCCGGGAGCCGAGACGGCTGCGTGTTCTACTCATTCCTCATTTCCTCCCCTTTCTTTGAGAATCGGGATTCACCACAATGGTATGGCCGAGGTTCTTAAAACGAATCGGCCCCTGTCCAAGGCCGTCGCCCTGTTTTCTCCCCTTCCGCACACGTCCACACGGCGGGCTGCCCGTCTCTCATACACTGGCAACACCTCATCCCTTGGAGGTGGTGCCCCGTGCACATCTGTGTGATTGGCGCGGGCCATATCGGGCAGCACGTTCTCACTCACCTTAGGCGCGTTCAACCCGCCGACGTTCTCACGGCGGTGGACATCGATCCCGATAAAGTAACCGCCCTGCGAGAGCAGGGCATTTCTGCAGACGGCATTTGTCGGGATCCCGACCAGGTCGACGTGTGGATTGTCTGCGTCTCCACCGGGCCCGGGCTGTCCTGGCTCTTTCAAGCCCTGGACGGTATCCGCCCGAAACCCGGGGCTCTGGTGAGCATCGAATCTACCCTTCCGGTGGGAACAACGGCGAAGGCGGCGGAGAGGTTTCGCGCCCGGGGATACACCCCCGGCAAGGATTTTTATCTCACCCATGTCCCTCACCGGGTGTTATTTGGGGTAGACGAAGACCCGACCGGCACCACCCGGGTGATCGCAGGAGTCACGGAGACCTGCCTTCAGGCGGGGATCCAATTTTATACCGCTTGCCAAATTCCCCTTTTTCCCGTCAGCCGCCCGGAGATCGCCGAACTGGCCAAACTCGTCGAAAACTCCGCCCGGTACATGGAGATCGCCTTTGCCGAAGCCTTGAAGATGGGCTGTGACGCCGGGGGTCTCGATTTTGACGAATTACGCCTGGCTGTGGGCACCAAAGACAACGTCCGACTGGCGGATGTCGACTATGGCATCGGCGGGGAGTGTCTGCCCAAGGACCTTGGCTTTCTGCAGCAATGGCTCAACGCCCCTCTCCTTGAAGCTGCCGCCAACACGGATCAGGCGTACCGGCGCCACTTGTTGGAAATCGCCCGGGGCAGGCGGGCGGCCCTTTTGGCGGGGCTCACGTATAAGCCCGGGGTCCCGGTGGTGGAGGGAAGCCGGGCGGTGGAATTGGGCCGACAGCTGCAGCAACAGGGCGTGGAAGTGTTCGCTCAGGATCCCCTTCTCACCGAGGATCAGCTCAAGAAGCTCGGCTTTCTGCCCTATCGGGACGGCGTGGACGTGGACGTGGTGTATTGGCGGGGCAAATGGGAAGAGAGGAGGAGCACGCCATGAACTGGAATGGAGTTCCTGTCCTCGTCACCGGAGCCGCAGGATTTATCGGAAGTCACGTGACGGAGCTTTTGGTCCGGCGCGGAGCCCGGGTGCGGCCCTTTGTCCGGTATAACTCCACCCGCAATCTCGGGTGGCTCGCCCACCTCGACCCGGCCATCCAGCAGGAATTGGATGTGGTGGCCGGCGATCTGGGCGATGCCGAGGCCGTTCTTCAAGCTGCCCGGGGGGTGGAAATGATTTTTCACCTCGGGGCAATGATTTCGATTCCCTACTCCTACGCCCACCCCCGGGAAGTGGTGGAGACCAACGTGATCGGCACCCTGAACATTCTCACCGCCGCCCGGGACCTAGGCGTCAAGCGGGTCATCCACACGTCCACCAGTGAGGTGTACGGAACCGCACGGTTTGTGCCCATCGATGAAAATCATCCCCTTCAGGGCCAATCGCCATATTCGGCGAGCAAAATCGGAGCCGACAAATTGGCCGAGAGCTTTTTTTGCTCTTATGAGCTTCCGGTGGTCACCGTGCGGCCCTTTAACGCCTACGGGCCTCGCCAATCCCTGCGGGGTGTCATTCCCACCATTCTCGTGCAGGCCCTGACCCGGGACCGGATTCAACTGGGCGATTTGTCGACAAAAAGGGATTTTACCTATGTTGAGGACACCGCCGCCGGCTTCGTCCGGGCCGCGGAAGTGGATGAGGCCGTAGGAGAAGTCTTTAACATCGGGAGCGGCCGGGAAATCACCATCGGCGATCTCGTTGAGGAAGTCTTTTCGATCACCGGGCGAAGGCTGCCTTTGGAACAGGAGGCCAAGCGGCTGCGGCCCACTCGGAGCGAAGTGCGCCGACTGTGGGCGGACTTCTCGAAAGCCGCGAGAATCCTGGGTTGGCGCCCCCAGGTCGACCTTCGGGAAGGGCTGGAACGAACGTTAGAATGGGTCAACGACCACCTGGACCGGTTTCCCGCCGACAACTATGTCGTGTGAGGGGGGAGTCCTGTGAAAGCGGTCATTATGGCGGGGGGGCGGGGTCAGCGGCTGCGCCCGCTCACCGACGTCATTCCCAAGCCCCTCCTCCCCTTGGACGGAGTTCCCATGGTGGAAATCCTGATCCGGCAACTTAAGTCCCAGGGTTTTGACGACCTGGTGTTGACCGTCGGCTATCGGGCTGATCTTCTTCGCACCTACCTGGGCGGCGGCGAAGCCTTAGGCGCCCGCATCACCTATATCGAAGAAACGGAACCCCGGGGTACAGCCGGAAGTCTCAGCCAGTTGTCTGCCGATCAGCCGCTGCTCGTCGTCAACGGCGACATCCTGACCACGGCGGGATTTTGTGACATCGTCGCCAAACACGAGGAATACGGTGCTGCGTTGACCCTGGTTTCC
This region includes:
- a CDS encoding ABC transporter substrate-binding protein, which codes for MKWLGAVAMMALLAGCASPQGAGQQSASSSNQGPIKIGLVTALSGSGALYGKQMENGAQLAVDEINQSGGLLGRQLQLVALDDQQNSTQSVTATQRLINQEHIDAWMGTLKSPDTLSDAGLTAKASIPTLVPVAVADNIVTTGYPHVFRNVADNTMQVKSLVDYILQKTSDRNVAIIAENTDYGRGIALTFNQNFQAGGGTVSDMEFYNVGQKEFTNELTKMKANHPQGLVIAGLVAEGALIAKQAKDLGMNVHLYSFGGFMGSQPIKLAGSAVDGLIHTDYFSPVQGDPKIETFVANYKKKFGEVPDSYYAAAPYDAVYFYAEGVKKAGTTDPKKVVEALHAIKQFQGVMGNITFDDHGQAQAKVWITQVQNGQQVVIYRPKS
- a CDS encoding GntR family transcriptional regulator translates to MLPNIGRNGTLSEQAYQILKKRIIDSTFLPGQLLTEEMLAEQLGISRTPIRAALKQLEHDGLVALRSGRGVEVARVSLRDVQEWFECRLALEPFAAKLAAIRRQPEQMARLGELIADQDRARQDGEYVRYVELDHDFHVALASLAGNSRLVEMIDRLNVQVQRFLILSQTLYQSSLAALSEHESIRAAVELGKPEAAASFMEQHIREVLSRISRGTILD
- a CDS encoding glycosyltransferase family 2 protein, with product MDPEVSIILPARNERDHLEQTVRSIWGARSGVTYEVIVVEDGSTDTTPEIADSLAHAALPRELAQRSPEGSKVPVPHAHESPPAAGLNVIHTGGLGAARARNVGAEAARGRILVFCDAHVFVEDGWLDELVQLLRSGDWDAVCPGIAAHDRTDLAGFGQSLSGSGEIRWLPKPEQPQAVPILPGACIAVSSEVFRQVGGFDDGFRTWGFEDIEWSLRMWLMGCRLGTTPNTVVRHVFRKVHPYAVPSYDYYYNLARMALSHFSGPRLARLLRGLSTHPMRFDLLVEVLSHQTLERRQELFNARVHSDEWLVQTFALPLE
- a CDS encoding sugar phosphate nucleotidyltransferase, whose amino-acid sequence is MKAVIMAGGRGQRLRPLTDVIPKPLLPLDGVPMVEILIRQLKSQGFDDLVLTVGYRADLLRTYLGGGEALGARITYIEETEPRGTAGSLSQLSADQPLLVVNGDILTTAGFCDIVAKHEEYGAALTLVSYPSEIPVDFGVLHTEGERVLRVEEKPRLPALVSTGIYVLSPDALAMVPDGRYDMTDLIERLIAEGRRVCHYPLSGVWIDVGRMEDFRRAQKLFAADKGRFLPSPSKVKRKE
- a CDS encoding GDP-mannose 4,6-dehydratase, which translates into the protein MNWNGVPVLVTGAAGFIGSHVTELLVRRGARVRPFVRYNSTRNLGWLAHLDPAIQQELDVVAGDLGDAEAVLQAARGVEMIFHLGAMISIPYSYAHPREVVETNVIGTLNILTAARDLGVKRVIHTSTSEVYGTARFVPIDENHPLQGQSPYSASKIGADKLAESFFCSYELPVVTVRPFNAYGPRQSLRGVIPTILVQALTRDRIQLGDLSTKRDFTYVEDTAAGFVRAAEVDEAVGEVFNIGSGREITIGDLVEEVFSITGRRLPLEQEAKRLRPTRSEVRRLWADFSKAARILGWRPQVDLREGLERTLEWVNDHLDRFPADNYVV
- a CDS encoding NAD-binding protein; the protein is MHICVIGAGHIGQHVLTHLRRVQPADVLTAVDIDPDKVTALREQGISADGICRDPDQVDVWIVCVSTGPGLSWLFQALDGIRPKPGALVSIESTLPVGTTAKAAERFRARGYTPGKDFYLTHVPHRVLFGVDEDPTGTTRVIAGVTETCLQAGIQFYTACQIPLFPVSRPEIAELAKLVENSARYMEIAFAEALKMGCDAGGLDFDELRLAVGTKDNVRLADVDYGIGGECLPKDLGFLQQWLNAPLLEAAANTDQAYRRHLLEIARGRRAALLAGLTYKPGVPVVEGSRAVELGRQLQQQGVEVFAQDPLLTEDQLKKLGFLPYRDGVDVDVVYWRGKWEERRSTP
- a CDS encoding branched-chain amino acid ABC transporter permease translates to MTVFAQQVVNGLINGTVYALVALGLTLIYGVMNLSNFAQGEFAMVGGFGTYLLVQAGLPYPLAVAAAFLLAGAVGFVVHLLAFHPLRQNDPMTMMLSSLGVSLFLVNLAQYLFSPDPQVVHSPLSGQTLHLFGIYLSEQRLLAALVSLVLCGLIYGLLQYTSFGRSVRAASLDPDTATLYGIQTRRISILTFVLGVALTGVAGALLAPLYNVYPTMGISLTLNAFAVVVLGGMGNVPGAIAGGLLVGLVQSLAAGYISSGFQDAIVFGVLIAVLIFRPQGILTKVRGEKV
- a CDS encoding CsxC family protein — translated: MSRTRSRLGSRTADVDVLGIRSECREAEVLEARTPPEAPSTLVTPVPTVGPVTIKTPVLLAQLTMQIDLDASIRLPDPATDILRIDKTVFLDQCDLLMPTNRLFVRGRVREDIQYGTASRVTRRAVSGDVRHTIVDVPFESVTAVTFLAPPIEPAPEIYEEFQMVGRFGRPLRETDSITIVDYDSKPFCELVSAAVLQADVPRLYGEGSSTPLGERDSQAGDPPIGERSFRTFREQMMVLLTIQVLQRQLVLDPAPPVGPTPTPTPTPTPTTLPPLPPV